From Woronichinia naegeliana WA131, the proteins below share one genomic window:
- a CDS encoding 4-hydroxy-3-methylbut-2-enyl diphosphate reductase, with the protein MDTKAFKRSLQKSDNYHRKGFGHDKEVMGVMNTEYQSQLIQEIRQNHYRLERGDVTLCLAEAFGFCWGVERAVAMAYETRQHFPNQRLWITNEIIHNPSVNERLRQMEVGFIPVEGDVKDFSQIAQGDVVILPAFGASVTEMQILDQKGCTIVDTTCPWVSKVWNSVEKHKKSQYTSIIHGKYNHEETIATSSFAGTYLIVLNLEQANDVCDYILHGGDRQVFLDKFKNAHSVGFDPDRDLESLGVANQTTMLKSETEQIGKLFEKTMMKKYGPTVLNEHFMSFNTICDATQERQDAMFGLVEEELSLMVVIGGYNSSNTTHLQEIAVERQIPSYHIDSASRIGPGNRVEHKPLGKPLEIAEPWLPDGKIVVGITSGASTPDKVVEEVMECLFAIKGINH; encoded by the coding sequence ATGGATACTAAAGCATTTAAACGCTCCTTACAAAAATCGGATAATTATCACCGCAAAGGATTTGGCCACGATAAGGAAGTCATGGGGGTAATGAATACCGAATATCAAAGCCAATTAATCCAAGAGATCCGACAAAATCACTATCGCTTAGAACGGGGCGATGTCACCCTTTGTCTGGCGGAGGCTTTTGGCTTTTGTTGGGGAGTGGAACGGGCCGTGGCCATGGCCTACGAAACCCGGCAGCATTTTCCTAACCAACGGCTGTGGATTACCAATGAAATTATCCATAATCCCTCGGTTAATGAACGGTTACGACAAATGGAGGTGGGTTTTATTCCGGTTGAGGGAGATGTGAAGGACTTTAGCCAAATCGCTCAAGGAGATGTGGTGATTTTGCCCGCCTTTGGAGCCAGCGTCACGGAAATGCAGATTCTCGATCAGAAGGGTTGCACCATTGTTGATACCACTTGTCCCTGGGTTTCCAAAGTCTGGAATTCGGTCGAAAAGCATAAAAAAAGTCAATATACTTCCATTATTCACGGTAAATATAATCACGAAGAAACAATCGCGACCAGTTCCTTTGCGGGAACCTATTTAATTGTTCTCAATTTAGAGCAGGCTAATGATGTCTGTGACTACATTCTGCACGGCGGCGATCGCCAGGTTTTTCTCGACAAATTTAAAAATGCCCATTCCGTCGGTTTTGATCCAGATCGAGATTTGGAAAGTTTAGGGGTAGCAAATCAAACCACCATGCTCAAAAGTGAAACCGAACAAATTGGCAAGCTTTTTGAGAAAACCATGATGAAAAAGTATGGCCCGACGGTTTTAAACGAACATTTTATGAGCTTTAATACCATCTGTGATGCGACCCAGGAACGTCAAGATGCCATGTTTGGCTTGGTAGAGGAAGAGCTTTCCTTGATGGTGGTTATTGGCGGTTATAATTCTTCCAACACGACCCATTTACAGGAAATCGCCGTTGAGCGTCAGATTCCCTCCTACCACATTGACAGTGCCAGCCGCATTGGGCCCGGTAATCGAGTCGAACATAAACCCCTGGGTAAACCGTTAGAAATCGCTGAACCCTGGTTGCCAGATGGGAAAATTGTTGTTGGCATTACCTCTGGAGCTTCTACCCCTGATAAGGTTGTAGAGGAGGTAATGGAGTGCCTATTTGCTATTAAAGGCATTAATCATTAG